Genomic segment of Mercurialis annua linkage group LG6, ddMerAnnu1.2, whole genome shotgun sequence:
TTAAAAAAACGAGTCCGGTTCAGTTTGGACCGAATACACACCCTAACAATGATAGTTTGAGTTGCATGCACTTAATTTATTGACTAGTTTGATTTAAAGGTAGCTAGgtagtaaaataattaaatacctgAATTAATGTAGTATCGGAACGAGGTTCATTCATAAGTTCCCATGCAAAAATGGTAGGATCATCTTTATACGCCACTCTTGTTATTGAGTTGATTCTCGTGAGCACAGCCTGCATATACAACCGATTAATTGTATTTCCAACAAGTGTACGCTATctaaatatatcaaacaaattAACATTCAAAACTCAAAATTATTGTCCTTTTTCATGCATTTCTACACTCAAATTGCTACAACCAAGAGAACCGTGATGCTGACAATCCTATGACTACTTTGCCAGAAAGATCAAGCTCTGAACCTAGTGTTAACATTTTCGAGGTTACTACTagtataagtttttttttaaactcttaaattttaattttatcaaccGCGATAGGTCATTACGTACATAAATTCAAGCGAAAAATTATTTACTGTGGCCGATGAAAAAACatttatctttcattttttgccatatgattatttaaaagatattcattttgaaataaaGTACATACTTTGATAACCTCAAACTAAATAGAATATgacaaatattttatacacGTTGCTCGCATAAgcaaaaaatcatcaaaaatcatttaatgaTCTACCGTtggtaaaataaaatttggatgttattatataaaaatattacagtTTGGTACCCGTAAATGTTTTAACTCGATAAAGTTATAACTAAATGAGTCTTAAGCTCATTTTGTGCTGAAAACAGAAAATCATGATGTCTAGCATGTTTGATATtgttatcaatttattaatgtttaattagacaAATTAACTTGTAAAGCATTTCACGCAAGTGAGTCTTGAATTAAACTAATTGACTTAGCACCTTGACATGGTTTTTATAGTATGCTTTGACAATAGGGTTTGTGTAAAAATCATCATCGCTAGTTATTTGCTGACCACCTTCCCTTGCCCACTGAACGTACTGTGTTCTACCTCCATAATCTTTAAAATTATTCACCAAGCTCAATATCACATAAATCCCATGGTTTTTTGCTTCTGACATCACAAAATCCAGTCCCTGAAATAAATTTCAACACTACAAAATGTCAAAACCggcgaaataattttaaatatgtatatagTTTTGAAATGTTATAAGCGTTTTTGAAATGAAAATGTCTAGACATCATAGACGAGGAAAATTTACGGGTAATTAATTATATGTAGAAATATCTaaactattgtttttttttttcacttctaTTACCAAACTTGTCaaactttaatttcttttcaatttggttaactaaactttttaattttgttttaaatagagGTTTTCGATGAAAATGCATGCGCGGCCATCAGATTTTTCTCCTAAAAACTTGTTTATGCATACGTtacaaactttcaaaaaaaCACAAACGAAAAACGATCGTATATGAAAATATCATACTCAATGTATACATTTTGGCCGGAAAACCTTcgttaaaatgaaattaaagtatagtaactaaaataaaaCGAGTCAAAACTCAGTAACCAAAATGAAATAACGTGATATGATCGATTACCCATAATTTTATTGGTTGAGTTAATTACCTTGAACATGTCTTCATTGTAAGAGCCTGGAGAAATTTGTAGTGGTTTATAACCACCGTCGCTAAAAGCCCAAGTTCTAGCAACATTCATGCCATTGTTGGAAGCTTGAAGAAATGCAGAGGTGACTTTAGATTTAGTTGATGAATCAGAAGCCATGTACATCATCCAATACGCATTAAATCCATTCAAGTAGAAGGGTTTGGTGTTCATTAGAAAATGGGTACCATTTGATTTGGCAAAAAATGTACCATTAAATTTGGTTTCTGTGGTTAGAGATTGAGCGTTGCAGTAATTTGCATGTAAGTGGACGAGAACTAGAAGAACTGCGGAAGAAAAAATGTTGAATTTTGTCATCTCTGAGAAATAACTAGCTTGACTAGAATCAATAAAAACAAGTTTAAATGTTCATTTTAATGAAGAGAGGGGTTTTTTTGGTCAATATATCCTCGAGTATGGTGTAAGATTTGATAACGCACCATTAATAAATAGAGCCAAAAAAGATTAACTTTAAGTAACTGTTGCAGCTCATTTGACTAGCTATTAATTATCTTTCgcatctaatttatttttagtttatcatGAGATAAAAAATTGTTgagctatttttatttttttgataatttgtagAGTTTTCGAATTTGAGTCTCTCTATGTGATTATATACatctaattagaaaaaaaaaattatcaatgtTAATGTGTTATAGTCAGTGGCGTAGCTAGATGAAGACCAAGAGGGGCAACTGCCCCTCTTAATTTCATGTgattatttttactaaatatcCATATAAAAAGGTTTAGtcattaatttaaactttaaagtcTAAAAATTCACTTAGTTGGAGgtaaatttactaaataaatctattcttttatttgattcacttttatcgatttattgcttgaaaagttgaaagattaacTTCACtttaactaaaagataatttttCTAGAAAAAATCTACCTAAGTTTTATTTCcctaattaaattgattaaactgTAATTATATCTCTATATTTAATCAGTTAATTTagttattgaaaataatatggtttttaaattttaattaattaaaaataaaatacagctTTTCGAAAAATTATTAAGTAAACTAAACAATGAAAATATTGATTTCCTCTATACTAACTTTCTCGGTAATtacatttttgaaaaatatacttCCGAaaattatatactccctccgttctataaaaatagaaaaaaattacattttcacaagaattaagaagTTGGTTAGATATAGTTAATTTgtgttgaaatttttaaattattctttttagtGGTTTACGAAAACCAAAAtcactatataaatatattgtgcaataaaatttcatatgtTTAAAATCATATATTGAAACTATATCTCAatgtttctaaaaaaaaagaaactataTCTCAATTAACATTGATATAATCAATTCTAGggatattttcataattttatctttaattaacaCTACCTTTTTTTTATGGGATAAAAAAgtagctattttttttatttttacgggACGAAAAGAGTATTTCTGAACAAAGTGAGAACTAAATAAGTAAATATAAAAGGAAGCGAGTTTACTTGCTTTTGTTACGCACTCCACCATTTCTTttagggacgatgacaaaagtacctaaaattttaaaaatatttacaaaagtacctgcaaactttttttatttacaaaaatacgactgatttcaaattaattacaaaagtatcaaaaaataaaaattaattacaaaagtacgatttgtataatgtcggtataattgtagtataattttggaatactaaaactataaatcaaataatttataaaaaatatttggtttattattagtataatttcagtatattttcggtatatatcgattataaatttttatatatattttctagttgataacatgtatattttttttatatgtacttttcactatagttggtaatgaactagagaatttgtatattgttggtataattttagtatattgttaggttaatatttagtatgcgatgtggtgtaatgttgatgtaataataaaatttcagtatattttgatgtgtacacatttggtatactgttggtataattttggtatattattaatttaatttttaatatacgatttgatgatattttggtaaattttcatttaatattaataaaatcttagtatgtataatgtcggtataattttggtatatgttaatataatgttagtttattagtatactgacattatacccacagtatacaccgtatgtttgatattattttttatttttttgtacttttataaatattattaatatttttataaataaaaaaagtcaacatgtaattttgtaattattttcattttttttggtaaatggtgtaatttcctctttctTTTAAGCttccttttcttctttaaaTCCTAACTGTCAAGATTACAAATTTTAAGTGTTTATTCCAATTGCATCTTTTATTATGCTTTTGAGCACATCTCATaaagttaatattttttcttactTATATAAAACActaagaattttaatttttgaattattatgcATTAAGGAAGGaaactaaattaataatttaatttttacaatactACAACATATAATAGAAAAGATAATTCTTCGTTGGGCtgaattttgagagaaaaatttggattatgatttaaaatttaaatagttgATTGAAATATTTGATTTAAGTAGTTGaatgttataaaatatttgttactATAAATCTATTACTGTAATGCGTGACTATTTAATTACTTgtgttaaaaatatatatttaactctattgataataaaattattattcgtgGTTATCAAGGCATGACAAATCGTAGAGaccaattgtaattttttttataaataaatattgtatcGTTTGTATGctatttcatatatttaatatGTTGGATGagttctaattttataaaaagataataataaatttttggcccctcttaatttataattctgGTTACACCAATGGTTATATGGTTAtagtgaaataaaaaaaagttgagatATCTCTTCTTGTATAGCTCACGATCCGGTCTCCCGcatttaaaaagaatattatcTCTTACTGATTTTAGTAATAAATGAGGTCTTAAATTAcagtattatttattaaattttaaaataaacaaaaaagtcTTAGCTgcctaatttttatttcaaaaacgaaatttgaataataaataGTGCcacttacaaaataaaaaacattgaGCAACATAATATCTTGATGAGCAATTGAGatcataatttctttttttagctAATCAAATTTTCATTGATGAGCATAGTTTTCTAAAATTTGTACGCCTTCACATCACATTCTCCTTTGAACCCACTAATATCCCGCTATAGAAAAAAGTAcccataaaatattataaaactactaattattaattactatCACCTAATCataggttaaaaaaaatataacattggTGCCATATTTCCATTTTAATAGGGTATGAAATTTGTTGTTATTTCTTAAGTAGAACGAATCAAAAGAGGACGTCACATATTATGCATCAAAAGTAAGGCTAATATCATGATGCATCAATATCATCACTTTATCCATATGAGATTGCTTTTCAAATCGTTTACATATTCCCTTAGCTCATCTTTTCTTGTTATGGCTGCAGATTGCAACAACACCTACTTATTTACTTGTACAGCACGCCACGAAATGGTGGAAAGAATGACACCATCCAAGTTTCCAATACACAGAAGAATGATTCAATATAATTATGTATGTACTTGAATCGTCAAGCGAATCCGAAAATATCTTTCACTCGGAATTAATGAATCTCGGAATGCATCTTTGGCACGGAGTTGGAATCGGAAACGGAAACAGATAACAGCAATCAGCTTCCTGTATGGAAAGAAGAAAGTTGCATGTGAACAAATATAGGAAGAATATGTTGACAACAGATTgcattattttcaaattatatccTCAAGAAAGTCATAATGCATCTCTACCTAATACTAGTACTAGCTGCTAACTAAATTGGATATAAACAGATTTCAAAGAAAGTGACATTTGGTTTTTGGGGATGAAATGACAATAAATTTTCAATCCATGATTGAGACTTGGCAACATGAAATCCAAATTTCGAGAATGAGAAAACTAGCATTGCAAACCTCTTGATTTGCAATTTGCACGATTGTGTATGGTAAAGCATAAAAACAAACGCCAAAACGAAGCATGGGAGTGAGAAAATATATGGTTCGCATTTCTTGTAACCCAATTGTGTCTAAGAATTTTCCCTCACGACAAAAATAATATCgtctaaaaattataatctattTGCGAAGGTTAGTGCAGAACTTTGCTATTAGAGGGCTTGAACAATTAACCAGCAGTATTAATAACTATGAGATGTGAAGTGTTCTTTGGTTTAGATATTTTAATGAATGATGGATATATTCTGCTAACTAAAGAGACAATAACAAACACCATTCAAGAAACGGAGAAAATAAGTTACCTGTCAGGCTGAGAGTTACATGCCAGGATTACAGAGGGAGACAAAGGACTACATATACTTGCTCGTAGTTATCTAACTGAAGTCCATAAAGAAAACCTCAATAATTTGCAGCAGCCACTTCACTTTTTGTTGTTGCATCGAATCAGTTGTCCTAACTGCTAATGTGAGAGACATTAATGAGACACCTCAAATGTAGCAAACATTGGCAATACTGAAATGATAATCCAAATTAATGATTAGGCTGACCAGCACATTAGTTACTTTCCCGAGCATTATATAACGCACAACTAAGATCaactgaaaatattaaattaagtaATGATTGTAAGTGTAAGACCATAAAGCAATACATAGGAAACCCGATGTAACTGCTGAAGCCAAATACGTAGAAAGAAAAGGTAGAAGGGCATGCTTACCTAGTACCTGAGACCAAAATAAGCAAGAATCCAACTTAAGATATTCGGCAAAAAGAGAGTACGGTAAATACCTCCACACCATCATGGACTCATGGTATTTGGCTCAAAACTGATCTCCATGCCACTATGACTAACGTCGAAGAATAAGTAGTCCCTAAGAGACGTACTTACTTAGTATTGAGCATTAAGAAAATGAGATAATATAAAATAGCCCCAAGGCTTAGAAAACCTTTTGAGAAACCAGCTC
This window contains:
- the LOC126653990 gene encoding mannan endo-1,4-beta-mannosidase 4-like: MTKFNIFSSAVLLVLVHLHANYCNAQSLTTETKFNGTFFAKSNGTHFLMNTKPFYLNGFNAYWMMYMASDSSTKSKVTSAFLQASNNGMNVARTWAFSDGGYKPLQISPGSYNEDMFKGLDFVMSEAKNHGIYVILSLVNNFKDYGGRTQYVQWAREGGQQITSDDDFYTNPIVKAYYKNHVKAVLTRINSITRVAYKDDPTIFAWELMNEPRSDTTLIQEWVKEMAGYVKSIDSSHLLEIGLEGFYGDSKKHFNPNSYLVGTDFISNNLIPHIDFATIHLYPEQWLPNSSEDEQSEFVNKWVQAHVQDSSLVLKKPLILGEFGKSSKISGYSLEKRDTYFLKIYDAIYSSVINGGPFCGGLFWQLMAQDMGNWGDGYEVVLEESPSTASIIAQQSTKLSSIE